The following proteins are encoded in a genomic region of Oncorhynchus masou masou isolate Uvic2021 chromosome 19, UVic_Omas_1.1, whole genome shotgun sequence:
- the LOC135506169 gene encoding leucine-rich alpha-2-glycoprotein-like: MSTWFLLPLCVLTCCCSRSNGALSCPDMCTCHFSSSDTKVVCSDDSLSQFPSDGLPGNTTSLSIQSTNLSTITANHLQATPLLKELQLYYNNLSTLPSDLLRAVPHLHTLDLTGNHLHFLPSYVFSHAPLCNLVLKNNLISGVDADWLPDNSNLTWLDLSGNHLTAVPTALFQKLRHLKNLDLSHNRLEKLLAGALNPLSSLERLNLEGNQLSALDPSAFRNTPNLTHLFLQENQLERLPPTLLQGLHRLEFLFLNFNRLGHISNTLLEQLSSPWTSNHLWVAFSQNPWVCDKKVEDLWKWLQKNQKKAFLADDIRCASPESLKERSVMSLTDSELGL, from the coding sequence ATGAGCACCTGGTTCCTCCTTCCTCTGTGTGTGCTGACCTGTTGTTGCAGCCGTAGCAATGGCGCCCTCTCTTGCCCAGACATGTGCACCTGCCATTTCTCTTCCAGCGACACCAAGGTGGTCTGCAGTGACGACTCCCTCTCCCAGTTCCCCTCCGATGGTCTCCCAGGCAACACCACCTCCTTGTCCATCCAATCCACCAACCTCAGCACGATTACTGCCAACCACTTACAGGCCACGCCCCTTCTGAAAGAGCTCCAACTATATTACAACAACCTGAGCACACTTCCTTCAGATCTCCTCAGAGCTGTCCCTCACCTGCACACGTTGGATCTCACAGGGAACCACCTGCACTTCCTGCCATCATATGTCTTCAGCCACGCTCCGCTGTGTAACCTGGTGCTGAAGAACAACCTGATCAGCGGTGTGGATGCTGATTGGCTCCCTGACAACAGTAACCTCACCTGGCTGGACCTATCAGGGAACCACTTGACGGCCGTACCCACAGCCCTGTTCCAGAAACTACGCCACCTGAAGAACCTTGACCTCTCCCATAACCGCCTGGAGAAGCTCCTGGCGGGGGCACTGAATCCTCTGAGCAGCCTAGAGAGGCTCAACCTGGAGGGGAACCAACTCAGCGCCCTGGACCCTTCCGCCTTCAGGAACACCCCAAACCTGACGCACCTCTTCCTCCAGGAGAACCAACTGGAGAGGCTTCCCCCGACTCTCCTCCAGGGGCTCCATCGCCTCGAGTTCCTGTTTCTCAACTTCAACCGGCTTGGTCACATCTCCAACACCCTGCTGGAGCAGCTCTCCTCCCCATGGACAAGCAACCATCTTTGGGTGGCCTTCAGCCAGAACCCCTGGGTGTGTGATAAGAAGGTGGAGGACCTGTGGAAGTGGCTGCAGAAGAACCAGAAGAAAGCTTTCCTGGCCGATGACATCAGGTGTGCCAGCCCTGAGTCTCTGAAGGAACGATCAGTTATGTCACTAACTGACAGTGAGCTGGGACTctga